From the Solanum pennellii chromosome 4, SPENNV200 genome, one window contains:
- the LOC107016631 gene encoding uncharacterized protein K02A2.6-like, translating into MDVIGPIEPVASSGHRFILVSIDYFTKWVEAASYKSVSKKVVADFVRNNLICRFGVPESIITDNGANLNSHLMKEICEQFKIIHRKSTAYRPQMNGAVEAANKNIKKILRKMIDKQRCWHEMLPYALLVYRTTVRTSTGATPYLLVYGTEAVVPVEVEIPSLSIIQEAELSNAEWVSKRFDQLTLIDEKRMVDVCHGQLYRQSMTRAFHKKVRTRNFEVGQLVLKRIFPHQDEYKGKFAPNWQGPYMVRKVLSVGALVLSEMDGAVWPKLINTDAVKRYYARSFIFAFSVIYL; encoded by the coding sequence ATGGACGTCATCGGTCCTATAGAGCCGGTCGCTTCTAGTGGACACAGATTCATTTTGGTTtccattgattatttcaccaagtgggtggaagcagcttcTTACAAGTCGGTATCCAAGAAAGTGGTAGCCGATTTTGTCCGCAACAATTTGATATGCAGATTTGGGGTtccagaatccatcattactgataacggcgcaaatctcaacagtcatCTGATGAAAGAGATATGTGAACAATTTAAGATTATTCATCGAAAGTCAACTGCTTATCGCCCCCAAATGAACGGAGCTGTAGAGGCCgccaacaagaatatcaaaaagattttgaggaaaatgattgacaaacAGCGATGTTGGCATGAAATGTTGCCATATGCTCTACTAGTTTATCGAACGACGGTCAGAACATCGACTGGGGCTACTCCATACTtgctagtatatggaacagaGGCAGTCGTACCTGTTGAAGTCGAGATACCGTCATTGAGcatcatccaagaagctgagttAAGTAACGCTGAATGGGTTAGCAAACGGTTTGATCAACtaactttgattgatgagaagagaatggttgaTGTATGCCATGGCCAACTATATAGACAGAGCATGACTCGCGCTTTTCACAAAAAAGTAAGAACCAGAAATTTCGAAGTCGGTCAATTGGTTCTTAAGcgtatttttcctcatcaagacgagTACAAAGGAAAGTTCGCACCAAACTGGCAAGGTCCCTACATGGTTCGCAAAGTACTATCTGTaggtgctttggtcctgtcAGAGATGGATGGCGCTGTATGGCCCAAACTTATCAACACAGatgctgtcaagagatactatGCGCGAAGTTTCATTTTTGCATTTTCTGTTATTTACTTGTAA
- the LOC107016632 gene encoding uncharacterized protein LOC107016632 gives MAEYEACILGLKMAIDMNVYELLYVQNLCKRFRKIEFRHTPRIQNELADALATIASMIKHPDNDYIDPLDIELKEHLVHCSHVESEPDGLPWYFDIKRYLESETYPEDATSNQKKSICRMALNFFLNGEVLYRRTPDLGLLRCVDAAEAVRLIEQIHAGVCGTHMNGLTLARKVLRAGNFWMTMENDCCKFVQKCHKCQVHGDLIRVPPHELNAMSSPWPFVA, from the exons ATGGCTgaatacgaagcttgtattcttggttTAAAAATGGCCATCGACATGAATGTCTACGAGTTAttg TATGTGCAAAATCTGTGTAAAAGGTTTCGCaagatcgagttcagacatactcccagaatacaGAATGAATTAGCTGATGCTCTAGCCACCATCGCTTCAATGATCAAACATCCGGATAATGATTACATTGACCCGCTGGATATAGAGTTGAAGGAACACCTAGTCCATTGTTCACATGTTGAATCAGAACCAGACGGTTTGCCTTGGTATTTTGACATAAAGAGGTACTTGGAGTCTGAGACATATCCGGAAGACGCTACATCTAATCAGAAGAAGTCGATATGTCGTAtggctctcaatttctttctaaatGGAGAAGTCTTGTACaggaggactccagatttgggTCTTTTAAGATGTGTGGATGCTGCTGAAGCTGTGAGgcttattgaacagatacatgctgGAGTTTGCGGCACACATATGAATGGGCTTACTTTGGCAAGAAAGGTTCTTCGAGCCGGTaatttctggatgactatggagaatgactGTTGCAAATTCGTGCAAAAATGCcacaaatgtcaagtgcacggcGATTTGATACGGGTGCCACCTCACGAACTTAAcgctatgagttcaccttggccatttgtagcttAG